In one window of Tellurirhabdus rosea DNA:
- a CDS encoding fibronectin type III domain-containing protein produces the protein MTAVKITTGFSTYRDKELDQKAQYVLASLTNNSNFPNPTPTLADLQTAVTDYQQALVKAAGGARQDTLEKNLKRESLIRMLDKLAAYVQFMGKDNVTALQSSGFDLSKPRRPVGPLPKPENFKVEPGPSEGTMLVSVDAVRNAKSYLIEYTSTPETPTSIWTPLVSSKSANLLTGLESGKQYVFRVAAIGSDPTRVYSDKISRFVA, from the coding sequence ATGACTGCAGTAAAAATAACCACCGGATTCTCGACTTATCGAGACAAGGAGCTGGATCAGAAAGCCCAGTACGTTCTCGCCAGCCTGACCAACAATTCAAACTTCCCCAATCCCACTCCAACCCTGGCCGATTTACAGACAGCCGTTACGGATTACCAGCAGGCTCTGGTGAAAGCGGCAGGTGGAGCCCGGCAGGATACGCTCGAAAAAAACTTAAAACGGGAATCCCTGATTCGGATGCTGGACAAGCTGGCGGCTTATGTGCAGTTTATGGGCAAAGATAATGTAACCGCCCTGCAAAGCTCAGGTTTCGATCTGTCGAAACCCCGACGCCCGGTTGGCCCGCTGCCTAAGCCGGAAAACTTTAAAGTGGAGCCAGGTCCATCCGAAGGAACCATGCTGGTCAGTGTAGACGCTGTTCGTAACGCGAAAAGTTACCTTATCGAATACACATCGACCCCCGAAACGCCCACCAGCATCTGGACGCCCCTCGTCTCTTCCAAATCCGCTAACCTCCTCACCGGCCTCGAAAGCGGCAAACAGTACGTCTTCCGCGTCGCCGCCATCGGCAGCGATCCGACGAGGGTGTACTCGGATAAGATCAGCCGGTTCGTGGCCTAA